From the Lepisosteus oculatus isolate fLepOcu1 chromosome 1, fLepOcu1.hap2, whole genome shotgun sequence genome, one window contains:
- the LOC138241246 gene encoding small integral membrane protein 43-like has product MPSPRRFVVTSTSLPVNMDWDLNLLIYLGIFALLLLLLVLLLCLVIKQLRNSVAAAGALQPSRSVKEPWSLCREHAL; this is encoded by the coding sequence ATGCCGTCTCCGAGACGGTTCGTCGTCACGTCCACGTCCCTGCCCGTCAACATGGACTGGGACCTGAACCTGCTTATCTACTTGGGGATTTTCGCTCTTCTGCTTctcctgctggtgctgctgctgtgcCTGGTGATCAAGCAGTTACGAAACTCTGTGGCGGCAGCTGGAGCCCTGCAGCCCAGCCGCTCCGTGAAAGAGCCCTGGAGTTTATGCCGGGAACATGCACTGTGA